The genomic interval GTTGCCGACCGTCGGCGCGCTGCTGTGGTTGTTCATCGGGCGGCCGATCTCCGAAGGCCGTAGTACGACGCCGAGCCGGTATCCCGAGTATGACCGGCCCGGACGGTATGTACCGCAGAATCCGGAAGCGGACGAGGACTTTCTGCGGGGCCTGCGAGAGCGAGCGGAGCAGCAACGGCAGGAAGCACGGCGGCAGGAGGCGGCCAGGCAGGCCGAGATCGACCGGCAACGCGAAGCGGATGAACTCTAGTTTCGAGAACTCCGCACCGGCCCGATTCGGCTCGGCGGCCAGATCTTGAAGACGGCCCGGCCGCGGACATCGCTGACGGGAACAGTGCCTCTGAACTCGTCGGACGCGTGCGCTCGCGAATCCGATGAATGGTTTCGGTTGTCGCCCATGACCCACAGATAGCCCTCGGGCACTCGCACGGGATCGAATTCACGGCCTGACCCGTTGCTCGACCGGTAGGAAAGGCCCGGCCGGTACGGGACGGTGTACCGGGCGTAGGGCTCGTCGAGGGCCTTGCCGTCTACGATGACTCGTCCTTGCGGGTCACAGCACTGAACCGTCTGCCCGCCCACCGCGATGACGCGCTTCACGAGGTCGTTCTCGTCGGGCGGCGCCAATCCGAAGAACGAGAAGAAGTCCTCCACCGGCCGGATGACCGGATTGCTCGATCGGGGCGACGAGTATCCCTTGTTCCAGGAATCGGTCGGTCCCATGAACACGACCACATCACCCGGACGCGGGTCGCCGAAGTAGTAGCTCAGCTTCTCGACGAATATGCGATCCCCGGTGCATCCCGCACAGCCGTGCAACGTCGGTTCCATCGACTCCGACGGGATCAAATAGGGCCGCCCGACGAGGTTGACGATGACGGCCGCGATCACCGCGGCGATCACCACCAGGAACGGCAACTCCTGCCAGAACGGCCGCCTGACCTTCTTCGCGACCACCCGCTCGGCCGAAGTATTCGCGCTGTCGTCCGCCCCCGGCATCGGCACGGAGCCGCCCTCCACGTCTGCCACGCCGAACAGCGTAGCGGGTGCGCCCGGACGGAAATCACTTTCACTTAGGAAAGCTAATGAAATATCCTGGTAACAGCCGGTTCGACAGCAGAGGAGTACACAACGCGCAGGGACAACGACGACAACGACAGACCTTCGGCGGACCCGGTAGGCACGACTCCCGAACGGAAGATCGGGATGTTCGCCTCGTTGGCGGTCCGCAACTATCGCTACTATTTCGCCAGCCAGATGGTGTCGAATACGGGCACCTGGATGCAGCGGATCGCGCAGGACTGGCTGGTTCTGAGTCTTACCGGCAGTTCCTTCGCCGTCGGCATCACCACCGCCATGCAGTTTCTGCCGATGCTGCTGTTCGGGCTGTTCGGGGGGGTGATCGCGGACCGCTTCCGCAAACGGCGGCTGCTGCTCTTCACCCAAGGCGCCATGGGCGTGCTCGCCGCGGTGCTCGCGGTATCGACCCTCACGGGGATGGTGCAGGTGTGGCACGTCTATCTGCTGGCGTTCCTGCTCGGGCTGGTCACGGTGGTGGATAATCCGACGCGGCAGACCTTCGTGGCGGAACTGGTCGGGCCGGGGCAATTGCGTAACGCGGTGAGTTTGAATTCGGCGAACTTCCAGTCCGCGCGACTGGTCGGGCCGGCGGTGGCCGGTGTGGTGATCGCGGCGGTCGGCACGGGATGGGCGTTCGCGGTCAACGCCTTGTCGTT from Nocardia wallacei carries:
- a CDS encoding PLD nuclease N-terminal domain-containing protein; translation: MPYAVVGVVTLLLWVYCLIDVITAPESEIRQLPKAGWLLVVILLPTVGALLWLFIGRPISEGRSTTPSRYPEYDRPGRYVPQNPEADEDFLRGLRERAEQQRQEARRQEAARQAEIDRQREADEL
- the lepB gene encoding signal peptidase I, whose translation is MPGADDSANTSAERVVAKKVRRPFWQELPFLVVIAAVIAAVIVNLVGRPYLIPSESMEPTLHGCAGCTGDRIFVEKLSYYFGDPRPGDVVVFMGPTDSWNKGYSSPRSSNPVIRPVEDFFSFFGLAPPDENDLVKRVIAVGGQTVQCCDPQGRVIVDGKALDEPYARYTVPYRPGLSYRSSNGSGREFDPVRVPEGYLWVMGDNRNHSSDSRAHASDEFRGTVPVSDVRGRAVFKIWPPSRIGPVRSSRN